In Pochonia chlamydosporia 170 chromosome 3, whole genome shotgun sequence, the following are encoded in one genomic region:
- a CDS encoding tRNA selenocysteine-associated protein (similar to Magnaporthe oryzae 70-15 XP_003719244.1) — protein MSFPNGTPPASDMAAVPPPAGGPEQPKTTLWMGELEPWMDENFIKGVFLSAAGETVNVKVIRDKNSGNAGYCFVEFTTPEAATKALGLNGTPVPNSSRQFKLNWASGGGLVDRRDDRGPEYSIFVGDLGPEVNEYVLVSLFQARFPSCKSAKIMTDAMSGQSRGYGFVRFSDENDQQRALVEMQGVYCGNRPMRISTATPKNRGNHGFGGPGPHGGGPMMGGVPQQPMWGGMQGFPYGGYNPATQMNQFTDPNNTTVFVGGLSGYVTEDELRSFFQGFGEITYVKIPPGKGCGFVQFVHRHAAEMAINQMQGYPIGNSRVRLSWGRSQNNSGVGTPYRPAPPPPHYMGMPNHGPGPYGPQHFGGPAPGPQGPPGPPGPPGPAVPPQ, from the exons ATGTCTTTCCCTAACGGAACCCCTCCTGCTTCTGACATGGCCGCTGTGCCCCCGCCTGCGGGTGGCCCCGAGCAGCCCAAGACCACTCTCTG GATGGGAGAGTTGGAGCCTTGGATGGACGAGAATTTCATTAAGGGCGTTTTTCTGTCTGCTGCCGGAGAGACTGTCAACGTCAAGGTGATTCGCGACAAGAACTCTGG CAACGCCGGCTACTGCTTCGTTGAATTCACCACCCCTGAAGCTGCTACCAAGGCACTTGGTCTTAACGGCACACCTGTTCCCAACAGCTCTCGCCAGTTCAAGCTTAACTGGGCGTCTGGCGGCGGTCTTGTGGATCGACG TGATGACCGTGGACCCGAGTACAGCATCTTTGTGGGTGACCTCGGCCCTGAGGTTAACGAATACGTCCTGGTCTCTCTTTTCCAAGCCCGCTTCCCATCTTGCAAGTCTGCCAAGATCATGACGGATGCCATGTCCGGCCAGAGCCGAGGCTATGGCTTTGTGCGCTTCTCCGACGAGAACGATCAGCAGCGTGCCCTGGTTGAGATGCAAGGTGTTTACTGCGGTAACAGACCTATGAGAATCTCTACTGCTACTCCCAAGAACCG TGGTAATCACGGCTTCGGAGGCCCTGGCCCTCACGGTGGCGGTCCCATGATGGGAGGTGTTCCTCAGCAACCCATGTGGGGTGGAATGCAAGGTTTCCCGTACGGCGGGTACAATCCTGCCACCCAGATGAACCAGTTCACCGACCCGAACAACACGACCGTCTTCGTGGGCGGGCTTTCTGGCTACGTCACTGAGGATGAGCTCCGATCCTTCTTCCAGGGATTCGGAGAGATCACCTACGTCAAGATCCCACCTGGCAAGGGCTGTGGCTTCGTCCAGTTCGTCCACCGCCATGCTGCCGAGATGGCTATCAACCAGATGCAAGGCTACCCGATTGGCAACTCTCGAGTGCGCTTGAGCTGGGGTCGGTCACAGAACAACTCCGGTGTTGGTACCCCCTACCGTCCTgccccccctcctcctcattACATGGGCATGCCTAATCATGGACCTGGTCCTTATGGTCCTCAGCATTTTGGCGGACCTGCTCCTGGTCCTCAGGGACCTCCTGGCCCCCCTGGCCCCCCCGGACCTGCCGTGCCTCCTCAG TAA